The region GAAGCAGCCAACAAACGTATTTGACATCAGCGTATGCAAAACAGACGGATGCCTCTTGTTGGATCGAAGGCGTCATACTCCTGCTCGAATTCGTAAGAGTAGGATACTTATTAGTCACCAGCATCATCACCATCAATAATAAATTTGCAAAAAGCTCGTTCAATTACCTTTGTCGAAGTACGGCGTATTGTCGTTTTCAGGTGTAATGAAAACGGTGAACGTTGCAGTTGCCGACAGCCCTCCACCGTCCGCGGCGGTAAAAATGATCTCGTACTGGGGGTCGTCCGTCTCGTAGTCCGGCGTCCTCGCCAGGGTCAGCTGTCCGGTGGCGCCGTCGTACACGAACAAGTCCGAGGTAGGAGAAACTGGGAAATACATGTGCGTCCTTAGCATCACTTCAAGTTCAGATAATATGTAAGAATGCATTAGCTCTTTTCCCGCTCCTTTtcataaagcccccctctcactggacccgcggcacgctggcggcgtcacttcggccgatcgaatcgacaaagcattcaacgaatttcatctacataaaaagaatctttttaagcattgtgcgttttgttgtctttttggttatacttgtacgtttttaatgatatttccattataaagtcaagggtgacacaaatccagtttaggacgcagcgacgccgccagcgtgccgcgggtccagtgatatATATATTAATTAGATCCAATGAGGGTTGGAGATAAGAAGGTGACTTGACAGTATCTAACTTAAACTTTCTACTGCGATATGATCCCTCGAAATAGTGCAAATGTTAGTAAACTGGGGAAAACGGTTGGTTACCAGTGGAGGAATAGGTGAGTGTTCCGTAGGAGCCATAATCGTTGTCCGTCGCTATTTGAGTCGTGAGAACAGTTCCGGCCGCAGTGTTTTCTGCCACCTGAATGACACATACAATAATCCTGAATGAAACATGtagcagaccttacgaaagtcgctgtgctattgttgtgtcaataaagatctataCAAAAATGATAATAGCGTAATCATATCTATACTGAGCTCAGAGAACCTTACTCTAGTGCAATTCTACAGCATGATTTTAGGCTGAAATTGCAAGATGATCCTGTCATTgtcaatatatatgattagCCGTTATGGCTACATTTAATTAGAACACGTTTGTTCTTTGATTCACAACACATGCAAATTTTTGTTGACGATTACCACAATGACAACATGACTCTTCAATCATCTCTTCAAAGTAAATCGTATACAGCGCATGTGGTACTCACAATGCTTGGGAAGAAGGGTGTAGCAAACGTCGGAGTCTCGGAGTTGACAAGAGTGACGTCCACCCTGACCGTGGTCATGGCGCTCAGTTCAGTAGGTGTTCCCCCGTCCGTGACCTTTACCCCCAGCAGGTAGGTCATCGGGTCAGTTGCCAGGTCAAAGATCGTTGCCAGCTGGATCTCGTCAGTGTTAGTACCCGCAATGGTAAACTTGTTGTTGGTGTTTCCGCTGACGATGGAGTATGTGAGCGTGTCGCCCTCCCCACCCTCTGTAGCGGCCAGGGTCCGGACAACGCTGTTGGCTGCTGCGGTTTCCAAGATGGTGTCTTCGTAAAGGGATTGCGCGAAGGAAGGGGCAATGTCATTAACGTTAGCGACTATAAGGTTGTAGGTCGCAGTGGCTGACAACGCTGAAGGGTTGGTACCGCCATCCGTCACCTAGGatcgaaaaaaacacaatagaTTCTAAATAAATACAATCCAAGTTAATGCCTTCCGCTTTACCTTAGTATCTGAAGGGTGGTTACGTACGCCGGACCGTGTCAATTTTTGTCGTACGATTTCCTGCTAGGCTGTGTCAGAGCGTATACCATTGACAAGAGTCTATGACAATGTTCCCCCTCACAAGACAAGCAGATCGACATTGATGCGTTTTGTACTCACGTCCACGACTATCCTAAATTTTCTACCTATTTGTATAACCTCTCTTACCGTGACCGTGAGGGTATACGAGGCGTATGTCTCTACATCAAGCGAGTCGATCAGTGCGACGACACCAGTGGAGGCCACGATATCAAACTTGCTCGCGCCGTCGTCTGAAATTGAATCGTGGGAGAAATCTATCATTAATTGATTCACCACAGAAAGTTATTATTCGTAAAAAGAAAACCACTTCGCCCTAAATGATGTCTATGCCGCTAACATGGTATAGAGATGTAGATAAACTTCAAATTCAAGATACAATGCGCTGAAGAAATAAAGTCCTGTCATGTTCTGTTTTAATGTCTAAACAAATATTGATTCCGAATATAAAACCTTGACGCTGACTGGCCTCTTTGACGAGAcgcatttttttgtcttttcagttttGGAGCTGTTTGAGTTTACATAAGTACGGGTTTGGAATGTTATACTTACTATCGACCGACAGGGAATACGTCAGGGCACCGTCTGTCCCGTCGTCGGCATCACTGACGGTGTAGGCCGACGCAGCGAGGATGGTGGTCCCGATAGCTGCGTCCTCGGACACCGTACCAAAGGTAGGTGAAATAGAAATGGCTGGTGTATTATCGTTGATACCGGTAACCTGTTGCGTGAAATCGAGACATGATTCGCAACGTTCAAACTACACGTACAACCTTAATCATGGCTAATGGACAATGGATATTTTTGGCTCCGTCTGTACTTGAAAATTACCTTCTTGCGGACAGAAAAGCTGATATTGCAACAGCATCTGACCCGGCGCAAATACTTCACCGTGTTTGTTGCCAAAGATTCTTAAGAGCTTTTAAACTTGAAGCACTATGAAGCGGGTAGATTTGCATGCATCCAACGTGTAGTCGTGAAGTATCAAAGTGTACATCTTTATCTTACCTGAATGATAATGGTGGCGGTGACAGTGTTAATTCCATCAACAACCTCAACCTTGACGTTGTACTGATAGTTGATGGAATCCAGGGTGTCGTAGTCAAGGGCAACAGCAGTCTCCATCATTTCAGCAGTGCCTGTCGACATCGCGAACTCAGGTGTCGTCCCATTGACGCCGCTTATGATGGTGTACGTCAAGGGGTCTGAGTCTGCGTCCGTGCACGTCAACGTCGCTAGTGACGTTCCTGGAGGAAATAAATAATCGGTTAAAGACTTGATCTGTACGGGCAGTCCGGTTATGTTTGGGGTGGGGTAGTGGTTCGAGACGGTTTGGTCATTACCTTAAAGCGGCGATCGAATGAAGAACACAAAGCCATATGTTCTTCATTTGAGCATGCAGACGAAGCTTGGCTTTGTTAGTTCTGAAAACGAGTATTAAAAACTTGAGTTGACTATCAGGATCCTCTATCAGGATCCTCTATTATTTTAACATCTTTTTCTAGCTATTCTTCCTGCTATGTGGTCCTTTAAGGATGATTGTCTTCTTGTTGTGAATTATCAATTGTGTAAATTGTTTACCTGAAGCAATGACTTATATCTTAGTATATGCAAGTGGATAAACAGCTAATTAAGTTACCTTCCACATGTTTTTACAAAATTGCTCTCGATAAAGTACTTTAACgcaaatgaagaaataaacaaacgaaGAACACACAAAAAGCAATTCTTCCTTACCTGTTGCAGTGTTTTCTACCAGCGAGACAAAGTAGATACTTGGGTCGCAAACGGGAGCATTGTCGCTGGTGTCGGCTACGATCACAGACATGGTGAGAGTTCCGGTGTTGCCGGCCTTGTCCGTAGCGGTCACTGTGATTGTGTGGGTCTGACCGCCCTGACCGGACAGGGACTGGGCCACGTTTATGCCGGTAGGGTTGGACCCGTCTATGGCGTAGTAGTTGCTATCGGCTCCTGTAACGTTCAAGCCGTAAAGTTCTTAAGCTTCAATACACGATATAAACTGCTAACGGCCAATGGGAATGTATCATATTCCTGTCATGAAGTTCAGGACAGGTGCTTTAGATAATGATAAACCACTTTTAGATGGTGTGAACGGCGTAATTGCCGTTCGaggtaacacatcagcttctgttTAAGCAATATCATAGACATCCTCAcggtattttgtttttatttgaattattcataataaataaaataattGAAAGTCATTGTTGTAGCCATGATGTGTCAATAAAAACTTGcttaatatatattttcattcattcaagcaCATCAAAACCTTAAACAGAAAAGCCATAATAACATCTATTAAATGCATGAACAACTCATACCTGATAGCGAGTAGGTTATGATGTCTCCGCTGTCAGCATCAGTCGCTGTCAGTGTGCAGACAATAAGTGTGACCGCTGACCCGACAGCAGCGTCATCGTTAGCAGTACCCGTACAGGTTGCAGCCGGAAAAGTTGGCGATTCATCATTAACGTCCACTAGGGAGACCGTCAGTGTGGACGTGGCAGTAAGAGGTCCACCTCCATCATCAACCACCCTGGAAAAAATCGGCAGTTGAAGAATTTCATACGAACATTTTTCATGATCCCTCTCCAACCACACTATCTACTTGAGCTGTTGAGGACATTTACAACTGTTAGTATATCATACGTATATGTATAAACTCGTCTTTGTAAATTTTAGGTTGTATGTGCTATCTCCAATATACTATATGGTTTTCAATACACTGGATTAATCACCATGACTTCTCGAGTCACGAGTTATATATATTTTCAGGTTCAGCTCATTAATGACTTAACAACATTGTGCATGGAGAAAAACCACGGATTGGGACTTACTCGATGACGAGCTCGTACGATATCGGTGTAGTGTCGTAGTCCAAGGCGACCAAAGTCTCCACGCTCGTTCCGGAAATAGCAAACTCCGTACTGGCAGGATCTGCAAATATATaggagttacatgtatatgttagtTTTTAATGTTAAACGTGTGACTAGCTCTACCGTCTTCAATTTGCTACGGAGCGATGAAAGATGGTAATCAACTATATAGCTAAGAGCCAACGTTGATTACGGATGTTGTTCCTTGATTTGCCTCTCAGGCTCTCGTCGTCCACTCTTGGCACTGTATCGGAATTTCAAGTATTTTAAGACATTACAAATATATGGGCAAGCCACTGACGCTGACCTCAAGTTTGTCGGTAACTGTGTGAAACTTTCGTCTTGACCAGCCCGAAACTGTCCTGCCATAAATTGTAGCATGTTAATATTAAAGctccttaaccctcaaacacccgaacggggtcattttttacCCCAGGCGTGGACTTCGATGTGCCAATTGATttgatgtttgatgtttgatCGGAAAAAAAATCTGCTGAGTCTGACTGGGGTCATTTTGACCCCATCAAAaacaatgtgctgtttttgagacctgccctctgtaactcctaaactacttattgtataaACGCCAAATTTTCGGAAGATAATGCACATGT is a window of Branchiostoma lanceolatum isolate klBraLanc5 chromosome 8, klBraLanc5.hap2, whole genome shotgun sequence DNA encoding:
- the LOC136439546 gene encoding cadherin-23-like yields the protein MGGKRGIAFSAQLFLVCVLLQSTDAITSLSVSSQPFNVNEDAADGVAVINPGNISPVGGVGTLTYSIKGYAASTHPFQISTSNGRVSLDLAVLTLDKETLEEYELILQAVDDGDVTTASTTVTVLIADVNEVPQFLSLPTTVRIEETTATGTVIYNLLNAAFDQDVGQTLTYTMNPASTEFAISGTSVETLVALDYDTTPISYELVIEVVDDGGGPLTATSTLTVSLVDVNDESPTFPAATCTGTANDDAAVGSAVTLIVCTLTATDADSGDIITYSLSGADSNYYAIDGSNPTGINVAQSLSGQGGQTHTITVTATDKAGNTGTLTMSVIVADTSDNAPVCDPSIYFVSLVENTATGTSLATLTCTDADSDPLTYTIISGVNGTTPEFAMSTGTAEMMETAVALDYDTLDSINYQYNVKVEVVDGINTVTATIIIQVTGINDNTPAISISPTFGTVSEDAAIGTTILAASAYTVSDADDGTDGALTYSLSVDNDGASKFDIVASTGVVALIDSLDVETYASYTLTVTVTDGGTNPSALSATATYNLIVANVNDIAPSFAQSLYEDTILETAAANSVVRTLAATEGGEGDTLTYSIVSGNTNNKFTIAGTNTDEIQLATIFDLATDPMTYLLGVKVTDGGTPTELSAMTTVRVDVTLVNSETPTFATPFFPSIVAENTAAGTVLTTQIATDNDYGSYGTLTYSSTVSPTSDLFVYDGATGQLTLARTPDYETDDPQYEIIFTAADGGGLSATATFTVFITPENDNTPYFDKGQYVAQIFESDTVGTVIATLVVTDADLPGDNFTTTIFTGNSAGKFQLKTGTDTTTSPVVELATTIDLSTDPSSYTLVLQVIDSGAPTLTGSATINVIVTDTNTAPTIADATFTINEDAGIGDTVGTVQATDPDSGTDGQLTYTTSVSPSAGDSLFVYDTSSGGIEVIGALDYETLTQYIMTIIVQDGVAASATASVTINIGDVNDVAPSFDQTLYQVSINEDEATGTNVVTFVMTDVEGTGSITFDFVKGNGAGKFILNSNSVQINSVINIDSPDLDDVHYTLVVKAMDGGLPELTSTATVEVEINPLNEIPDFSALTTPFISQVQESDAIGTTIATLTAVDNDYGTQGELTYALGCKCSGNHR